A stretch of the Papaver somniferum cultivar HN1 chromosome 6, ASM357369v1, whole genome shotgun sequence genome encodes the following:
- the LOC113291672 gene encoding 60S ribosomal protein L24-like encodes MSTYSRLRLLKQQCNSIPVLSLAILALVGTISFNGAKIYPDRGIIFIKSDSQIDKDKGFWLVKLVLIFILLWIYRTELCRFNGAKIYPGRGIIFIKSDSQLFLFVNSKCKRYFHNKLKPSKLTWTAMYMKQHKKDNAAEAVKKRRRVTKNPYSRSIVGATLEVIQKRRAEKPKVGDAAREAALHEVKKRVKKSKDEKKAKKAEVMSKTQKTQGKVAKGAQPKGVKLGGGGGGGKR; translated from the exons ATGTCAACATATTCCAGACTACGATTACTGAAACAGCAATGCAACTCAATTCCAGTTTTATCGCTAGCAATTCTAGCTCTAGTAGGCACAATATCCTTCAA TGGTGCAAAGATTTACCCTGACAGAGGTATTATATTTATCAAGAGTGATTCTCAG ATTGATAAAGATAAGGGTTTTTGGTTGGTGAAGTTGGTGTTGATATTTATACTGTTGTGGATTTACAGGACTGAACTATGTCGATTCAATGGTGCAAAGATTTACCCTGGCAGAGGTATTATATTTATCAAGAGTGATTCTCAG CTGTTCCTTTTCGTTAACTCAAAATGTAAGAGGTATTTCCACAACAAGTTGAAGCCCTCAAAGCTTACATGGACAGCCATGTACATGAAGCAACACAAGAAG GACAATGCTGCAGAGGCAGTAAAGAAGAGGCGTCGTGTTACCAAGAATCCCTACTCTAGGTCAATTGTTGGTGCTACTCTGGAGGTGATTCAAAAGAGAAGAGCCGAGAAACCCAAAGTCGGAGATGCAGCTCGTGAAGCCGCTCTTCA TGAAGTCAAGAAGAGAGTTAAGAAGTCCAAGGATGAGAAGAAAGCTAAAAAAGCAGAAGTAATGTCCAAGACACAAAAGACTCAGGGTAAGGTGGCCAAGGGTGCCCAACCAAAGGGAGTAAagcttggtggtggtggtggtggtggcaagcgttaa
- the LOC113289827 gene encoding uncharacterized protein LOC113289827 isoform X2 produces the protein MSFHRFFQLPLTGRVANTVLYYLMVLVCLNIRVAVSRGLNGIGLAMVQPAIQSLVDDSTEDHNQGIVFGWIQLTGNLGSMLSVLLASTSFYGIAGWRIAFHLVALVSIIVGIVVRLYGKDSRFVEKNCVDGDSSTGKSLQLKEFFKEAKSVMKIPTFQIVVSQGVTGSFGGAASAFIPLWLEVIGFSHKETAFLMSMYPVACSIGGLFGGKMGDILSVRLPNSCRIILSQISAVSFIPLAWILQLGLPYDPSTAFKHGLVLFIIGLFTSWNAPSTNNAIFAEIVLVRSRTSIYALDQSFENILASFAPPVVGLLSQHVFGYRPAPQGSSQSAEVETDRKNAASLAKALYASIAIPFTICVLVYSFMYCTYLRDRDRGKMKALIESEMEQLESQKVLMDGKYSQIQASKVYEKETVIELDY, from the exons ATGTCCTTTCACAGATTTTTTCAGTTACCGTTAACCGGCCGTGTTGCAAACACTGTATTGTATTACCTTATGGTGTTAGTGTGTCTAAATATCAGA GTGGCTGTTTCGCGAGGTTTGAATGGTATTGGACTAGCTATGGTTCAACCAGCTATTCAATCCCTTGTTGATGATTCAACGGAGGACCATAACCAGGGAATAGTATTTGGCTGGATTCAACTAACAGGAAATCTTGGCAGCATGTTGTCAGTTCTTCTTGCTTCCACGTCGTTTTATGGTATTGCTGGTTGGAGAATTGCATTCCATCTCGTTGCACTTGTAAGCATCATAGTTGGAATCGTAGTGCGATTGTATGGCAAAGATTCTCGTTTTGTTGAGAAAAATTGTGTGGATGGGGATTCCAGCACAGGAAAATCATTAcagttgaaggagtttttcaaagAAGCAAAATCCGTGATGAAAATCCCGACGTTCCAGATTGTTGTATCTCAGGGTGTTACTGGATCATTTGGAGGGGCAGCTTCGGCGTTCATACCATTGTGGTTAGAAGTTATCGGCTTCTCCCACAAAGAAACGGCTTTTCTCATGAGTATGTATCCAGTTGCTTGTTCCATTGGAGGACTATTTGGAGGAAAGATGGGAGATATACTTTCTGTCCGCTTACCGAATTCCTGCAGGATCATTTTGTCTCAGATAAGTGCAGTTTCATTCATCCCACTAGCATGGATTTTGCAGCTTGGATTACCTTATGATCCCTCCACCGCATTTAAACATGGCCTGGTTTTGTTCATCATTGGCCTGTTTACGTCGTGGAATGCTCCATCTACCAACAA TGCAATATTTGCAGAGATAGTTCTGGTGAGATCTCGAACGAGCATTTATGCTCTGGATCAATCCTTTGAGAACATTTTAGCTTCTTTTGCTCCTCCAGTAGTCGGACTTCTGTCCCAGCATGTTTTTGGTTATAGACCTGCTCCTCAAGGTTCAAGTCAATCAGCTGAAGTCGAAACAGACCGAAAAAATGCAGCTTCACTAGCCAAGGCACTTTACGCTTCAATAGCTATTCCGTTCACAATTTGTGTCCTCGTTTACTCTTTCATGTACTGTACTTACCTCAGAGATAGAGACCGCGGAAAAATGAAGGCACTAATTGAATCAGAAATGGAGCAGTTGGAGTCACAAAAAGTTCTAATGGATGGAAAATACTCTCAAATCCAGGCTTCTAAAGTTTATGAAAAGGAAACTGTGATTGAGCTGGATTACTAA
- the LOC113289827 gene encoding uncharacterized protein LOC113289827 isoform X3, whose translation MTQIILVGFSSTFFQVAVSRGLNGIGLAMVQPAIQSLVDDSTEDHNQGIVFGWIQLTGNLGSMLSVLLASTSFYGIAGWRIAFHLVALVSIIVGIVVRLYGKDSRFVEKNCVDGDSSTGKSLQLKEFFKEAKSVMKIPTFQIVVSQGVTGSFGGAASAFIPLWLEVIGFSHKETAFLMSMYPVACSIGGLFGGKMGDILSVRLPNSCRIILSQISAVSFIPLAWILQLGLPYDPSTAFKHGLVLFIIGLFTSWNAPSTNNAIFAEIVLVRSRTSIYALDQSFENILASFAPPVVGLLSQHVFGYRPAPQGSSQSAEVETDRKNAASLAKALYASIAIPFTICVLVYSFMYCTYLRDRDRGKMKALIESEMEQLESQKVLMDGKYSQIQASKVYEKETVIELDY comes from the exons ATGACTCAAATCATCTTGGTTGGATTCTCTTCCACATTCTTTCAG GTGGCTGTTTCGCGAGGTTTGAATGGTATTGGACTAGCTATGGTTCAACCAGCTATTCAATCCCTTGTTGATGATTCAACGGAGGACCATAACCAGGGAATAGTATTTGGCTGGATTCAACTAACAGGAAATCTTGGCAGCATGTTGTCAGTTCTTCTTGCTTCCACGTCGTTTTATGGTATTGCTGGTTGGAGAATTGCATTCCATCTCGTTGCACTTGTAAGCATCATAGTTGGAATCGTAGTGCGATTGTATGGCAAAGATTCTCGTTTTGTTGAGAAAAATTGTGTGGATGGGGATTCCAGCACAGGAAAATCATTAcagttgaaggagtttttcaaagAAGCAAAATCCGTGATGAAAATCCCGACGTTCCAGATTGTTGTATCTCAGGGTGTTACTGGATCATTTGGAGGGGCAGCTTCGGCGTTCATACCATTGTGGTTAGAAGTTATCGGCTTCTCCCACAAAGAAACGGCTTTTCTCATGAGTATGTATCCAGTTGCTTGTTCCATTGGAGGACTATTTGGAGGAAAGATGGGAGATATACTTTCTGTCCGCTTACCGAATTCCTGCAGGATCATTTTGTCTCAGATAAGTGCAGTTTCATTCATCCCACTAGCATGGATTTTGCAGCTTGGATTACCTTATGATCCCTCCACCGCATTTAAACATGGCCTGGTTTTGTTCATCATTGGCCTGTTTACGTCGTGGAATGCTCCATCTACCAACAA TGCAATATTTGCAGAGATAGTTCTGGTGAGATCTCGAACGAGCATTTATGCTCTGGATCAATCCTTTGAGAACATTTTAGCTTCTTTTGCTCCTCCAGTAGTCGGACTTCTGTCCCAGCATGTTTTTGGTTATAGACCTGCTCCTCAAGGTTCAAGTCAATCAGCTGAAGTCGAAACAGACCGAAAAAATGCAGCTTCACTAGCCAAGGCACTTTACGCTTCAATAGCTATTCCGTTCACAATTTGTGTCCTCGTTTACTCTTTCATGTACTGTACTTACCTCAGAGATAGAGACCGCGGAAAAATGAAGGCACTAATTGAATCAGAAATGGAGCAGTTGGAGTCACAAAAAGTTCTAATGGATGGAAAATACTCTCAAATCCAGGCTTCTAAAGTTTATGAAAAGGAAACTGTGATTGAGCTGGATTACTAA
- the LOC113289827 gene encoding uncharacterized protein LOC113289827 isoform X1, with translation MKSETLILVLVNLAGIMERADESLLPGVYKEVGAALHTDSTGLGSLTLLRSIVQSLCYPLAMYLAVRHNRTHVIVLGAFLWAAATFLVGFSSTFFQVAVSRGLNGIGLAMVQPAIQSLVDDSTEDHNQGIVFGWIQLTGNLGSMLSVLLASTSFYGIAGWRIAFHLVALVSIIVGIVVRLYGKDSRFVEKNCVDGDSSTGKSLQLKEFFKEAKSVMKIPTFQIVVSQGVTGSFGGAASAFIPLWLEVIGFSHKETAFLMSMYPVACSIGGLFGGKMGDILSVRLPNSCRIILSQISAVSFIPLAWILQLGLPYDPSTAFKHGLVLFIIGLFTSWNAPSTNNAIFAEIVLVRSRTSIYALDQSFENILASFAPPVVGLLSQHVFGYRPAPQGSSQSAEVETDRKNAASLAKALYASIAIPFTICVLVYSFMYCTYLRDRDRGKMKALIESEMEQLESQKVLMDGKYSQIQASKVYEKETVIELDY, from the exons ATGAAGTCAGAAACACTAATACTAGTGTTAGTAAATCTAGCAGGGATAATGGAAAGAGCAGATGAATCGTTACTAccaggtgtttacaaagaagtaGGAGCAGCTTTACATACTGATTCAACTGGTTTGGGTTCATTAACTCTCTTACGTTCAATTGTTCAATCTCTTTGTTATCCATTGGCAATGTATCTCGCTGTTCGTCATAATCGTACTCATGTTATTGTTCTTGGTGCTTTTCTATGGGCCGCTGCAACTTTCTTGGTTGGATTCTCTTCCACATTCTTTCAG GTGGCTGTTTCGCGAGGTTTGAATGGTATTGGACTAGCTATGGTTCAACCAGCTATTCAATCCCTTGTTGATGATTCAACGGAGGACCATAACCAGGGAATAGTATTTGGCTGGATTCAACTAACAGGAAATCTTGGCAGCATGTTGTCAGTTCTTCTTGCTTCCACGTCGTTTTATGGTATTGCTGGTTGGAGAATTGCATTCCATCTCGTTGCACTTGTAAGCATCATAGTTGGAATCGTAGTGCGATTGTATGGCAAAGATTCTCGTTTTGTTGAGAAAAATTGTGTGGATGGGGATTCCAGCACAGGAAAATCATTAcagttgaaggagtttttcaaagAAGCAAAATCCGTGATGAAAATCCCGACGTTCCAGATTGTTGTATCTCAGGGTGTTACTGGATCATTTGGAGGGGCAGCTTCGGCGTTCATACCATTGTGGTTAGAAGTTATCGGCTTCTCCCACAAAGAAACGGCTTTTCTCATGAGTATGTATCCAGTTGCTTGTTCCATTGGAGGACTATTTGGAGGAAAGATGGGAGATATACTTTCTGTCCGCTTACCGAATTCCTGCAGGATCATTTTGTCTCAGATAAGTGCAGTTTCATTCATCCCACTAGCATGGATTTTGCAGCTTGGATTACCTTATGATCCCTCCACCGCATTTAAACATGGCCTGGTTTTGTTCATCATTGGCCTGTTTACGTCGTGGAATGCTCCATCTACCAACAA TGCAATATTTGCAGAGATAGTTCTGGTGAGATCTCGAACGAGCATTTATGCTCTGGATCAATCCTTTGAGAACATTTTAGCTTCTTTTGCTCCTCCAGTAGTCGGACTTCTGTCCCAGCATGTTTTTGGTTATAGACCTGCTCCTCAAGGTTCAAGTCAATCAGCTGAAGTCGAAACAGACCGAAAAAATGCAGCTTCACTAGCCAAGGCACTTTACGCTTCAATAGCTATTCCGTTCACAATTTGTGTCCTCGTTTACTCTTTCATGTACTGTACTTACCTCAGAGATAGAGACCGCGGAAAAATGAAGGCACTAATTGAATCAGAAATGGAGCAGTTGGAGTCACAAAAAGTTCTAATGGATGGAAAATACTCTCAAATCCAGGCTTCTAAAGTTTATGAAAAGGAAACTGTGATTGAGCTGGATTACTAA